The following are encoded in a window of Bacillus xiapuensis genomic DNA:
- a CDS encoding glutaredoxin family protein, giving the protein MASIILYTQPECPPCTIVKLFLDDRGVQYEEKNIAADMDARQQLQQWKSSSTPTVVIGNEAIAGFDLEKLTSALQKHGL; this is encoded by the coding sequence TTGGCTTCCATCATTTTATATACCCAACCTGAATGCCCGCCATGCACGATCGTCAAGTTATTTTTAGATGATCGGGGAGTGCAATACGAGGAAAAAAATATTGCTGCTGACATGGACGCCCGTCAGCAGCTGCAGCAGTGGAAATCTTCATCCACACCTACCGTCGTCATCGGCAATGAAGCCATCGCTGGATTTGACCTTGAGAAATTAACCAGCGCCCTTCAAAAGCATGGCTTATAG
- a CDS encoding YkuJ family protein, whose translation MSQLIGIVQRLKSLQEGSEAGEVQQRLFEVNGRTLCQVKYLPGKDTFELEVYDQDGKGNKYPFDDIDMTAIEIFDLLQEAKQQ comes from the coding sequence ATGTCACAATTAATAGGGATTGTTCAGCGTTTAAAGTCATTGCAAGAAGGAAGTGAAGCCGGCGAGGTTCAGCAGCGTCTGTTTGAAGTGAACGGAAGAACTTTATGCCAAGTGAAATACTTACCTGGAAAAGATACATTTGAATTGGAAGTGTATGATCAGGACGGGAAAGGGAACAAATATCCTTTCGATGATATTGATATGACAGCTATTGAAATCTTTGATTTACTGCAGGAAGCGAAGCAGCAGTAA
- the cbpB gene encoding cyclic-di-AMP-binding protein CbpB, producing the protein MISFESKDVLQTNIMDYLIPAEKVAHVQPDNNLEHALLVLTKSGYTAIPVLDAKFKLHGLISMPMITEPILGLERIEFEKLEHMKVEEVMATDKPWLTIHDHFRKALGLLINHPFLCVVNEEKEFQGILTRRVILKQLNHHVDQLK; encoded by the coding sequence ATGATTTCTTTTGAAAGTAAGGATGTTCTTCAAACTAATATAATGGATTATCTTATTCCGGCAGAAAAGGTAGCCCATGTACAGCCTGACAATAATCTTGAGCATGCTTTGCTCGTGCTGACAAAAAGCGGCTACACGGCTATTCCAGTGCTTGACGCAAAATTCAAGCTTCACGGACTAATTAGCATGCCGATGATTACTGAACCCATTCTCGGGCTGGAACGAATTGAATTTGAAAAGCTGGAGCATATGAAGGTGGAGGAGGTCATGGCGACGGATAAGCCGTGGCTGACCATTCACGATCATTTTAGAAAAGCCCTTGGCCTTTTAATCAATCATCCTTTTTTATGCGTAGTAAATGAAGAAAAGGAATTTCAAGGCATATTAACCCGAAGAGTTATTTTAAAGCAATTGAATCATCATGTGGATCAGCTTAAGTGA